The Nitratidesulfovibrio sp. SRB-5 genome includes a window with the following:
- a CDS encoding tyrosine-type recombinase/integrase yields the protein MPPSKRIKTAYPGVYYRETIRTGGNGIERVYYAVYKRDGKLIETKVGRQYADDMTPARASIIRGQLLEGKRLTRKETREAEKSALSTKEWTIHSLWEEYKHRNENLKGLTTDQNRFTVHLNAFKSLKPAEITTTHVDNLRLALTKSGKKPGTIRNILELLRRIISFGAKKGLILQSQIAVQFEMPRLNNERTEDLSPGQLISLLEAIANTRHKKAGNMMLLALYTGMRRGEMFSLKWEHIDWERGFINLVGNDDGRGAKSGQSERIPLNDLAREVLMSIPRLISTYVFPGKGGGRLVDIRKQADAIKKEAGLPEDFRPFHGLRHVYASMLASSGKVSMYELQKLMTHKSPAMTQRYAHLRDDALKRAAEAATQTIAHALNRPTDTEIKKP from the coding sequence ATGCCACCCTCGAAGCGAATCAAGACGGCCTACCCAGGCGTTTATTACCGTGAAACCATACGAACAGGCGGCAACGGTATTGAGCGCGTATACTACGCAGTTTATAAACGAGATGGAAAGCTCATCGAAACAAAGGTTGGCCGACAATACGCCGACGACATGACCCCGGCCAGAGCCTCGATAATCCGCGGCCAACTACTTGAAGGCAAACGCCTCACCCGAAAAGAGACCCGTGAAGCGGAAAAAAGCGCCCTTTCCACCAAAGAGTGGACAATCCATAGCCTTTGGGAAGAGTACAAACACCGGAATGAAAACCTCAAAGGACTTACAACCGACCAGAACAGGTTCACTGTCCACCTGAACGCCTTTAAGAGCCTGAAGCCTGCAGAGATCACAACGACACATGTCGACAACCTACGCCTGGCACTTACAAAATCCGGAAAGAAGCCCGGAACAATTAGGAACATTCTGGAACTACTACGTCGAATTATATCATTTGGCGCCAAAAAAGGATTGATACTTCAATCACAAATTGCTGTTCAGTTCGAAATGCCGCGCCTTAACAATGAAAGAACCGAAGACCTCTCACCGGGGCAACTGATTTCGCTTCTTGAAGCTATTGCGAATACAAGGCACAAAAAGGCTGGCAACATGATGCTGCTCGCCCTATACACTGGCATGCGCAGAGGAGAAATGTTCAGCCTAAAATGGGAGCATATTGACTGGGAACGAGGTTTCATCAATCTTGTTGGGAACGATGATGGCAGGGGAGCGAAGTCCGGACAATCCGAGCGCATCCCCCTCAACGACCTCGCACGCGAAGTGCTAATGTCGATTCCGCGCTTGATCAGCACTTACGTTTTTCCAGGCAAAGGTGGTGGAAGACTGGTTGATATCCGGAAGCAGGCCGACGCAATCAAAAAAGAAGCGGGCCTCCCAGAGGACTTTCGTCCATTTCACGGTCTACGACACGTGTATGCAAGCATGTTGGCAAGCTCTGGAAAAGTCAGCATGTACGAACTGCAGAAGTTAATGACTCATAAAAGTCCTGCCATGACACAGCGCTATGCCCACCTCAGAGACGATGCGCTTAAAAGGGCTGCGGAAGCCGCAACACAAACCATAGCCCACGCACTCAACCGTCCCACAGACACGGAGATAAAAAAGCCATGA
- a CDS encoding sigma 54-interacting transcriptional regulator, translating into MSDIPDRFYQALLLINNILVREVTQDGLFQSLVATLQPLVNCDRCSLSIYNAENGTLEWFARAEGIAVTCMDDIPTPQRGPLAHKAIHAKSTFVAWDIKNFSSFDAIRSMHDAGLRSAIALPLMSRSQPIGALVVSFKRPLLRDDDTVLVAFLEKISVQVALAVDNMLAHAKLQKINTELKQRVGDLLYPEEASYSEPRFFYRCESMRTVMQQAQLLASSNVPVLIRGETGTGKEFIAHIIHRHSTRKSNNFVKVNCPALSSTLFESELFGHAKGAFTGANSQRVGRFEMADKGSIFLDEIGDLDKILQAKLLQVLQDSSFERVGESRSIRVNVRFISATNADLGALIQGGQFRSDLYYRLGTAIINIPPLRERVGELRALLQHLVGILTEDMQCLPITFSRSALHLLEEYHWPGNLRELSNMVKRLLILNYGGEIQPDMITPLLQQETHLPSVRDVPAAPLPSPPSVTCGYSLADTERQVLERVLTLTNGVISGKKGAATLLGLPRSTLLYKLKKHGIEINRYTHSVANLAAAFTSKAP; encoded by the coding sequence ATGAGTGACATTCCTGACAGGTTCTATCAAGCCCTGCTGCTGATTAACAACATTCTTGTTCGCGAAGTCACCCAAGACGGTCTTTTTCAGAGTCTCGTAGCTACACTGCAGCCCTTGGTCAATTGCGACCGATGCAGTCTCAGCATCTATAATGCAGAAAACGGAACGCTGGAATGGTTCGCACGTGCAGAAGGGATTGCTGTCACATGCATGGACGATATTCCAACCCCTCAGCGGGGGCCTTTGGCCCATAAGGCTATCCACGCAAAGTCCACGTTCGTCGCCTGGGACATCAAGAATTTTTCTTCATTCGACGCAATACGCAGCATGCATGATGCTGGTTTGCGTTCGGCCATCGCCCTGCCGCTCATGAGCCGCTCCCAGCCCATCGGCGCACTGGTTGTTTCCTTCAAACGCCCGCTGCTGCGCGACGACGACACGGTCCTGGTGGCGTTTCTGGAAAAGATATCCGTGCAGGTGGCCCTGGCCGTGGACAACATGCTTGCCCATGCAAAACTCCAGAAAATAAATACGGAACTGAAGCAGCGCGTGGGCGACCTGCTCTATCCGGAAGAGGCAAGCTACTCTGAACCGCGTTTTTTCTACCGGTGCGAGAGCATGCGTACCGTCATGCAACAGGCGCAGCTTCTGGCCTCAAGCAACGTGCCGGTCCTGATACGCGGCGAGACAGGCACGGGCAAGGAATTCATCGCCCACATCATTCACCGGCACAGCACTCGAAAAAGCAACAACTTCGTCAAGGTCAACTGCCCAGCCCTATCCTCCACTCTGTTCGAAAGCGAACTTTTTGGTCACGCCAAAGGCGCCTTCACGGGCGCCAACAGTCAGCGCGTGGGACGCTTCGAAATGGCGGACAAGGGAAGCATATTCCTGGATGAGATTGGCGATCTGGACAAGATACTCCAGGCAAAGCTGCTGCAAGTGCTGCAAGATTCCAGCTTCGAGCGAGTCGGCGAGAGCCGCTCCATCCGGGTAAACGTACGCTTCATTTCCGCTACAAACGCCGACCTCGGTGCGTTGATACAGGGTGGCCAGTTCCGAAGCGACCTGTATTACAGACTCGGAACGGCCATTATCAACATCCCCCCCCTGCGAGAACGTGTCGGAGAGCTGCGCGCGCTGCTGCAGCACCTCGTCGGCATTCTTACAGAAGACATGCAGTGCCTGCCAATCACCTTCTCCCGCTCCGCGCTGCACCTGCTGGAAGAGTATCATTGGCCGGGAAACCTGCGCGAGCTTTCCAACATGGTCAAGCGGCTGCTGATCCTCAACTACGGAGGCGAAATACAGCCAGACATGATTACTCCGCTGCTCCAACAGGAGACGCACCTTCCGAGCGTTCGCGACGTGCCCGCCGCCCCCCTGCCATCTCCTCCCTCGGTGACATGCGGCTATTCCCTGGCGGATACCGAACGGCAAGTCCTTGAACGGGTGCTGACCCTGACCAACGGCGTGATCAGTGGAAAGAAAGGCGCTGCCACGCTGCTTGGCCTGCCGCGCTCAACGTTGCTCTACAAGCTCAAGAAGCACGGTATCGAAATCAACCGGTATACACACAGCGTCGCAAACCTTGCGGCTGCCTTCACCAGCAAAGCCCCCTAG
- a CDS encoding helix-turn-helix transcriptional regulator: MMPMAEARPSAGTGSFETAGGIERRYAFRTDFLLRRRTVLHGPDARGWRAHGPVALNGDGVLIDQSQREPRAGKVYAVGVEDVACLKRVNDVPGKVIL; this comes from the coding sequence ATGATGCCCATGGCCGAGGCGCGACCGAGTGCGGGCACGGGTTCCTTCGAGACAGCTGGTGGCATTGAACGCCGTTACGCATTCCGTACCGACTTCCTGCTGCGAAGGCGCACCGTCCTGCATGGTCCTGATGCTCGTGGATGGCGAGCGCATGGACCCGTTGCGCTCAATGGCGATGGGGTCCTGATTGACCAAAGCCAACGGGAACCAAGGGCGGGCAAGGTTTACGCCGTGGGCGTCGAGGATGTCGCCTGCCTCAAGCGCGTGAACGACGTGCCGGGCAAGGTCATCCTGTAG
- a CDS encoding thermonuclease family protein: MACRKFKCLCAAVVFLLFLTFSAVLSFAWGGKVVGVSDGDTVTVLSSSHEQIRVRLYGIDAPESEQSFGAKSKQSLSGLLFGKMVEVDEVDVDRYGRVVARLHVGQVDINAEQVRRGMAWVYDSYCRDVVCVDWRRLEGAARGSSLGLWGDPRPMPPWEWRKSKRGASTQGVQHKSGVEGQPSEVGYHGNQRSHVFHRSGCKDYDCPNCVVIFETREDAIKKGFRPCGVCRP, from the coding sequence GTGGCTTGTAGAAAATTCAAGTGTCTGTGCGCGGCAGTTGTGTTTCTTCTGTTCTTGACATTCTCTGCTGTGTTGTCTTTCGCGTGGGGCGGGAAGGTTGTTGGTGTCTCAGATGGTGATACGGTTACTGTGCTCAGCAGCAGTCATGAACAAATTCGTGTCCGTCTGTATGGAATTGATGCTCCTGAGAGCGAGCAGTCTTTTGGCGCGAAGTCCAAGCAGAGCCTGTCGGGTTTGCTGTTTGGTAAGATGGTAGAGGTTGATGAGGTCGATGTTGATAGATACGGCAGGGTCGTCGCTCGTTTGCATGTCGGCCAGGTTGATATCAATGCGGAGCAAGTCAGGCGGGGGATGGCGTGGGTGTACGATTCTTACTGTCGCGATGTGGTGTGTGTTGATTGGCGACGGTTAGAGGGTGCAGCACGTGGTTCGTCTCTGGGATTGTGGGGCGATCCGCGCCCCATGCCGCCGTGGGAATGGCGGAAGAGCAAGAGGGGGGCGTCCACGCAGGGTGTCCAGCATAAGAGTGGCGTTGAAGGCCAGCCTTCCGAGGTAGGATATCACGGCAATCAACGTAGCCACGTTTTTCACCGTTCAGGCTGCAAGGATTATGACTGCCCCAATTGTGTCGTTATTTTTGAGACGCGTGAGGATGCAATAAAGAAAGGCTTTAGGCCTTGTGGCGTGTGTCGGCCTTAG